One window from the genome of Nitrosospira multiformis encodes:
- the gspJ gene encoding type II secretion system minor pseudopilin GspJ → MKSVSGSMSHGFTLIELLTALIILSLLALMSYRGLGAVLDAREYVQQETGKWRRVTSFFMRFERDMQLAAPRPVRGASGAAPAWNGRLLATPEGVLSPHLEFSRFASTDGMDTARRIGYMLNEKQEIELWLWPGLDAAPGVQPERYPVLAGVATLELQYLNADRLWMNIWPDMMAGSPIAAISSIPQAVRVRIVLASGEEIERIFH, encoded by the coding sequence ATGAAATCCGTTTCCGGTTCGATGTCCCATGGATTTACATTGATCGAACTGCTGACCGCCTTGATTATCCTCTCTCTGCTGGCGCTGATGTCCTATCGAGGACTGGGTGCGGTACTTGATGCGCGGGAATACGTCCAGCAGGAGACCGGGAAGTGGCGGCGTGTCACATCTTTTTTCATGCGCTTTGAGCGTGATATGCAACTTGCGGCACCACGTCCGGTACGGGGTGCATCCGGAGCCGCACCAGCGTGGAATGGAAGGCTTCTGGCAACGCCTGAAGGCGTATTATCCCCGCATCTGGAATTCAGCCGCTTTGCCTCGACCGACGGCATGGATACTGCGCGGCGGATCGGCTACATGCTTAACGAAAAACAGGAAATCGAGCTTTGGCTATGGCCCGGTCTCGATGCCGCGCCCGGCGTGCAACCGGAACGCTATCCCGTATTAGCCGGAGTCGCCACACTCGAATTACAATATCTCAATGCCGATCGACTATGGATGAATATCTGGCCAGACATGATGGCGGGTTCGCCGATTGCCGCAATTTCTTCGATTCCCCAGGCCGTGCGTGTGCGTATCGTGCTTGCCTCGGGCGAGGAAATCGAGCGTATTTTCCACTGA
- the gspI gene encoding type II secretion system minor pseudopilin GspI yields MRRNNETGFTLIEVLAALAIIAVALMAALRATGQGTSNVGELRSRLFASWVAENLLAEQRARGDWLPSGTYQGTARQGNTHFIWREEVSETSNPAFRRVNIFVFAVPQESYLLAQLTGFLAQPPGIVQ; encoded by the coding sequence ATGCGCCGCAATAACGAGACCGGGTTCACGCTGATCGAAGTGCTGGCCGCATTGGCGATTATCGCGGTCGCGCTCATGGCGGCGCTGCGTGCCACGGGACAGGGTACCAGCAATGTCGGCGAATTGCGTTCTCGCCTGTTCGCCAGTTGGGTCGCGGAGAATCTGCTGGCGGAGCAGCGCGCGCGAGGGGATTGGCTGCCGTCGGGCACATACCAGGGTACGGCACGTCAGGGAAATACTCATTTCATCTGGCGTGAGGAAGTCAGTGAGACGTCCAACCCGGCCTTTCGCAGGGTCAATATTTTCGTATTCGCGGTCCCCCAGGAATCCTACCTGCTTGCGCAGCTTACGGGGTTTCTGGCGCAGCCGCCGGGGATAGTTCAATGA
- a CDS encoding GspH/FimT family pseudopilin: MITTITAKGGRGFTLIEVLVALVIMGLFAGLVTVIVRPDERALLRVEAERLAQLLDLAGIEARISGKPIAWTADGPGYRFWRYRENAGWLEIRGDGLLRARTLPQGMTIASLLIETMRVRDAMRLEFSPQGSTMAYVIKLALGAEYCTVAGSPVGEVRVLPEPDKANSKNAPQ; encoded by the coding sequence GTGATCACCACGATCACAGCAAAGGGAGGCCGGGGTTTCACGCTTATCGAGGTGCTTGTCGCGCTGGTGATCATGGGTCTTTTTGCCGGTCTGGTCACCGTCATCGTACGGCCGGATGAACGCGCGCTGCTTCGCGTCGAGGCGGAGCGGCTGGCACAGCTTCTTGATCTCGCCGGAATCGAGGCACGCATCTCGGGCAAACCCATTGCATGGACCGCTGATGGTCCGGGTTATCGGTTCTGGCGGTATCGCGAGAATGCCGGATGGCTGGAAATTCGCGGCGATGGGTTGTTGCGTGCGCGAACACTGCCACAAGGTATGACGATTGCCAGCCTGCTAATCGAGACCATGCGCGTGCGCGACGCCATGCGGCTGGAATTCAGTCCCCAGGGTTCAACCATGGCTTACGTCATCAAACTGGCGCTTGGCGCGGAGTATTGTACTGTTGCCGGTTCTCCGGTCGGAGAGGTGCGTGTGTTGCCGGAACCAGACAAAGCAAATAGCAAAAATGCGCCGCAATAA
- the gspG gene encoding type II secretion system major pseudopilin GspG, whose protein sequence is MQTVIKKQRGFTLLEVMVVVVILGILAVMVVPKIISRPDEARIIAAKQDVASLMQMLKLYRLDNQRYPKTEQGLQALVTKPAVPPIPPNWKAGGYVERLPKDPWGSPYQYLNPGVHGEIDVFSFGADGVAGGEGNDADIGSWNL, encoded by the coding sequence ATGCAGACCGTGATTAAGAAGCAACGTGGTTTTACGTTGCTCGAAGTGATGGTGGTAGTGGTTATTCTCGGAATTCTCGCCGTCATGGTGGTGCCAAAAATCATCAGCCGGCCTGATGAAGCGCGCATAATCGCTGCGAAACAGGACGTTGCCAGCCTGATGCAGATGCTCAAGCTTTACCGTCTCGACAATCAACGCTACCCCAAGACCGAGCAGGGGTTGCAGGCGCTGGTGACAAAACCGGCTGTTCCGCCGATACCACCCAACTGGAAGGCGGGAGGTTATGTGGAGCGGCTTCCCAAAGATCCGTGGGGTAGTCCCTACCAGTATCTGAACCCCGGTGTACATGGAGAGATTGATGTTTTCAGTTTTGGTGCGGACGGCGTTGCGGGTGGAGAAGGCAATGACGCTGATATCGGTTCCTGGAATCTTTAG
- a CDS encoding type II secretion system protein N, with amino-acid sequence MRAAPIDRSGFAQTAIVSLVTLAALAILGLVFAYWIWAWFAARPVPVTPISSETGGNIAVANDLFGVAQREQNVAAPSGISVKLLGVVAASAGRRGYAIMQLDSKEILAVLEGEDIIPGVRLTEVHPNHIILERNGLLETLAWPGKSSPTDSPMSSEIHSPAESLTP; translated from the coding sequence ATGCGGGCAGCTCCCATCGATCGATCAGGCTTCGCACAGACAGCTATTGTGTCTTTGGTGACGCTTGCCGCATTGGCAATACTTGGTTTGGTTTTTGCATACTGGATCTGGGCGTGGTTCGCAGCGCGCCCCGTCCCGGTAACTCCGATATCTTCCGAAACGGGAGGCAACATAGCGGTTGCCAATGACCTGTTCGGTGTTGCGCAGCGCGAACAGAATGTTGCCGCCCCATCCGGGATCTCGGTAAAACTGCTTGGCGTTGTCGCTGCCTCTGCCGGTAGGCGTGGATATGCGATCATGCAGCTTGATTCAAAAGAGATTCTCGCGGTGTTGGAAGGCGAGGACATCATCCCCGGCGTCCGGCTCACGGAGGTTCATCCGAATCACATTATCCTGGAACGCAATGGATTGCTCGAAACCCTCGCATGGCCGGGAAAAAGTTCACCCACGGATTCCCCTATGTCATCAGAAATCCATTCCCCTGCGGAATCCCTCACTCCATAA
- the gspD gene encoding type II secretion system secretin GspD: MIDAPAKGKNMKYRGLSAAFLWTVISVSIGQAWSAGTVTPESPQGTGPNRIENPMAAIPETNALRTNKFAAPPDPDVVTLNFVNAEIEGVVKAVSEITRKNFMLDPRVKGTINIVSAKPMPRSLVYDVFLSALRLHGYAAIEDYGVIKIVPESDAKLYQTPTLGPNDKRPAAGDRIQTQVFTLEHESAIQMVPVLRPLIAPNNSITANQNSNTLIITDYASNLQRLEKIIHAVDQPSGTDPISISLQHASAIDVAQTVNRLFAEAAQTQISAESGGGQIQRFMVVADARSNTLLARSGDPAALNRLRQLVAILDQPTSAGGNIHVVFLKNADAVKLAETLRAIYHHTTPSPSASPSGGTGQTTGTAFGTSSLGGSTGTTNPSSGFSGGTVSAVSTMTPAPMQTQTTGSSMMQSIIQADAATNSIIITAPDAIYNNLRAVIEKLDVRRVQVYIEALIAEITADRAAEFGIQWQNIIDSSQSGTQVVGGTSFNTGVTGGGNILNIAQNPLSAGPGLTIGIMKGLVTAIPGIGPVINLHALIRALETDVNANILSTPTLLTLNNEEARIVIGQNVPILTGQFIPPVGGAATSPFQTVTRQDVGLSLRIKPLISEGGTVRVQIFQEVSSVVPGTINATNGLITNKRSIESTVLVDDGQIIVLGGLIQETVNDAVERLPLVGEIPWVGHLFSYNKRSRNKTNLMVFLRPTLIRDSENAELPTNTQYDRVLSDQNKAKPKYHPILPDLESPSLPPRPPQAPADLESPSLPPHPPKASAIPDEIDIPDGTGPSVKR; the protein is encoded by the coding sequence ATGATCGACGCACCTGCAAAGGGTAAAAACATGAAGTATCGCGGGTTAAGCGCAGCGTTTTTATGGACGGTCATATCGGTTTCAATCGGTCAGGCCTGGTCTGCCGGCACAGTAACCCCTGAATCGCCACAGGGAACAGGACCCAATCGGATAGAGAACCCGATGGCCGCTATTCCGGAAACGAATGCCTTACGCACTAACAAGTTTGCGGCTCCCCCAGACCCGGATGTCGTTACGCTCAACTTCGTCAACGCCGAGATTGAAGGCGTGGTGAAAGCGGTGAGCGAGATAACCCGGAAGAACTTCATGCTTGATCCGCGCGTCAAGGGCACCATCAATATTGTTTCAGCAAAGCCGATGCCCAGATCGCTGGTATACGATGTATTCCTGTCCGCATTGCGGCTGCATGGTTATGCGGCGATTGAGGATTATGGCGTCATCAAAATTGTTCCCGAGAGCGATGCCAAGCTTTACCAGACCCCCACTCTAGGTCCGAACGATAAGCGCCCTGCCGCCGGCGACCGGATCCAGACACAGGTATTCACGCTGGAGCACGAATCGGCGATACAAATGGTTCCCGTACTGCGCCCGCTGATCGCCCCCAACAACAGCATTACCGCCAACCAGAACAGCAATACGCTGATTATCACCGATTACGCAAGCAACCTTCAGCGCCTGGAAAAAATCATCCACGCGGTCGATCAGCCTAGCGGGACCGATCCGATTTCCATATCGCTTCAGCATGCTTCGGCCATTGATGTCGCGCAAACGGTTAATCGCCTGTTTGCGGAAGCAGCGCAAACGCAAATCTCGGCAGAGTCTGGAGGGGGGCAAATCCAACGCTTTATGGTTGTCGCAGATGCACGGTCGAACACGCTGCTGGCACGTTCGGGAGATCCGGCGGCACTTAACCGGCTGCGTCAATTGGTGGCAATACTGGATCAACCCACCAGCGCGGGCGGCAATATACATGTCGTTTTTCTGAAAAATGCCGACGCGGTGAAACTTGCCGAAACCTTGCGGGCGATCTATCACCACACCACGCCATCGCCATCAGCCTCACCATCCGGGGGTACGGGCCAAACAACCGGCACGGCTTTTGGAACGTCTTCTCTTGGCGGTTCCACCGGCACCACTAATCCCTCTTCCGGTTTTTCCGGGGGAACAGTTTCCGCCGTTTCGACGATGACGCCAGCTCCGATGCAAACACAAACCACCGGCTCTTCCATGATGCAAAGCATCATTCAGGCGGATGCGGCCACCAACTCGATCATTATTACCGCGCCCGACGCGATTTATAACAATTTGCGTGCGGTGATAGAAAAGCTCGATGTGCGCCGTGTGCAAGTATATATCGAGGCGCTGATTGCCGAGATTACCGCCGACCGGGCTGCGGAATTCGGGATTCAGTGGCAGAACATAATCGACAGCAGCCAGAGCGGCACGCAGGTGGTTGGCGGCACCAGTTTTAATACGGGAGTCACCGGTGGCGGAAATATTCTCAATATAGCTCAGAATCCACTTTCCGCGGGGCCTGGGCTGACCATCGGGATTATGAAAGGTCTTGTTACCGCCATCCCCGGCATCGGGCCCGTAATCAACCTGCATGCGCTTATCCGCGCGCTGGAAACGGATGTCAACGCCAACATTCTCTCCACCCCGACATTGCTCACGCTGAATAACGAAGAAGCCAGGATTGTCATCGGTCAAAACGTACCGATTCTTACTGGTCAGTTTATTCCACCCGTGGGCGGCGCTGCAACATCACCGTTTCAGACCGTCACTCGCCAGGACGTCGGGTTATCACTGAGAATCAAGCCGCTCATCTCCGAAGGCGGTACTGTTCGCGTGCAGATTTTTCAGGAGGTATCCAGCGTCGTTCCCGGCACGATCAATGCAACCAATGGACTGATTACGAACAAACGCTCTATCGAGTCGACAGTGCTGGTCGACGATGGTCAGATTATCGTGCTCGGCGGTTTGATACAGGAAACCGTTAACGACGCGGTTGAAAGACTTCCGCTGGTTGGAGAAATTCCATGGGTCGGCCATCTATTCAGCTACAACAAGCGCTCGCGCAATAAAACCAATCTGATGGTATTCCTGCGTCCGACACTGATTCGCGATAGCGAGAATGCCGAGCTGCCCACCAATACACAATATGACCGGGTTCTGAGCGACCAGAACAAGGCCAAACCAAAATATCATCCTATCCTTCCGGATCTGGAATCACCCAGCCTGCCGCCGCGTCCACCGCAAGCCCCCGCAGACCTGGAATCACCGAGCCTGCCGCCGCATCCACCGAAAGCTTCCGCGATCCCTGATGAGATCGACATCCCTGACGGCACCGGACCCAGTGTAAAACGATGA
- the gspE gene encoding type II secretion system ATPase GspE gives MTFSDRVPYAFVKTSGVVVTSIDNGLAEVAVRSGAQISALAELRRVLGIPLHARRIGTVEFDELVSTLYNGAAAGTAALTGDLVQDIDLSRLLQELPKVEDLLESQDDAPVIRLINALFTQALRNTASDIHIEPYETRSVVRLRIDGTLRDLIEPARALHAALVSRIKIMAHLDIAEKRLPQDGRITLRMAGRPIDVRVSTIPTVHGERVVLRLLDKQAGRLDLSRLGMDDATLAHMDRLIREPHGIILVTGPTGSGKTTTLYAALSRLDSATLNIMTVEDPIEYDLDGISQTQINTRIEMSFARALRTILRQDPDVIMIGEIRDLETAQIAVQASLTGHLVFATLHTNDAVSAVTRLVDMGVEPFLLASSLIGVGAQRLVRRVCLECREPFAGDAAQLQSLGFDSATNIFYKAQGCAACNHSGYRGRTGIYELLTVDNDLRRRIHDRASEQDLREYVVSRGMRSLRDDGMRLVAQGVTSLEEVVRVTRE, from the coding sequence ATGACTTTCTCGGATAGGGTCCCCTATGCGTTTGTCAAGACCAGCGGCGTCGTCGTGACTTCCATCGACAATGGTCTGGCGGAAGTAGCTGTCCGCAGCGGCGCACAAATCAGCGCATTGGCGGAATTGCGCCGTGTTCTTGGCATCCCTTTGCATGCGCGTCGTATTGGTACCGTCGAGTTTGATGAGCTTGTTTCCACCCTCTATAACGGTGCAGCAGCGGGTACCGCCGCGCTTACCGGTGATCTGGTGCAGGATATAGACCTCTCAAGGTTATTGCAGGAGTTGCCAAAAGTCGAAGATCTGCTCGAAAGCCAGGATGATGCACCGGTTATCCGTCTCATTAATGCGCTGTTTACGCAGGCGCTACGCAATACCGCCTCGGATATTCACATTGAGCCCTATGAAACCCGTTCGGTGGTGCGATTACGCATCGACGGTACGCTCCGGGATCTGATCGAACCGGCGCGCGCACTGCACGCTGCCCTCGTCTCACGCATCAAGATCATGGCGCACCTTGATATTGCGGAGAAGCGCCTGCCGCAAGACGGGCGGATTACGTTACGAATGGCCGGCAGACCGATTGACGTACGCGTATCCACGATTCCCACCGTCCATGGCGAACGCGTAGTGCTGCGTTTGCTTGATAAGCAAGCCGGACGGCTTGACCTGTCGCGGCTCGGCATGGATGATGCCACACTGGCGCATATGGACAGGCTTATCCGGGAGCCCCACGGTATTATCCTGGTGACCGGCCCCACCGGCTCAGGCAAGACAACCACGCTTTATGCCGCGCTCTCACGGCTTGATTCGGCCACACTCAATATCATGACTGTTGAGGATCCCATCGAGTATGATCTTGATGGCATCAGCCAAACGCAGATAAATACCCGCATTGAAATGAGTTTTGCGCGGGCTTTACGCACCATTTTGCGCCAGGACCCCGATGTCATCATGATCGGAGAAATCCGGGATCTTGAAACCGCGCAGATCGCGGTGCAGGCCAGCCTTACCGGTCATCTGGTATTCGCTACCCTGCACACCAACGATGCGGTGAGCGCGGTCACCCGGCTCGTGGATATGGGTGTAGAACCCTTTCTGCTCGCGTCCAGCCTGATCGGAGTGGGCGCCCAGCGTCTGGTACGCCGGGTTTGCCTGGAATGCCGCGAACCCTTCGCCGGCGATGCGGCGCAGCTGCAATCCCTCGGATTCGATTCGGCAACCAACATTTTTTATAAAGCACAAGGATGCGCTGCCTGCAATCACTCCGGCTATCGGGGTCGTACCGGTATTTATGAGTTGCTGACGGTTGACAACGACCTGCGCCGCCGCATTCATGACCGAGCGTCCGAGCAAGACCTGCGAGAGTATGTGGTTTCCCGCGGCATGCGGTCACTACGGGATGATGGCATGCGCCTGGTTGCACAAGGTGTAACCAGTCTGGAAGAAGTCGTGCGCGTGACGCGCGAATAG
- the gspF gene encoding type II secretion system inner membrane protein GspF, with amino-acid sequence MEAYRYEALDAAGRTVSGVVQADTPRQARAQLRAQGLLPSVVDQVRAREQAQLLWTRGISSAELSLLTRQLATLLSAGLTVEQSLTALIEESTEPATRELLGGIKTEVTGGLSLAGALGSYGKSFPDFYRALVHGGEESGALPLILQHLADYLDARQAMKQKTSLALLYPILVTVVAILIVTGLLVYVVPQVVQVFQHSRQSLPFLTRALIGLSDFLGMAWPYLLTATTGGLIAARMMLRHDRAKYRWHALLLRMPWLGSLIRGENTSRFASTLSILVGGGVPLLTALSSGARVMSNVVMRKAIEDTIARVREGAGLARALRETRVFPPLLVHLVASGEMSGKLAQMLERAAQLETRALERRLAVFLTLLEPVMILVMGGIVLLIVLAILLPIIEINQLVH; translated from the coding sequence ATGGAAGCATACCGCTATGAAGCGCTAGACGCAGCGGGCCGTACGGTATCCGGCGTGGTGCAGGCCGATACGCCGCGTCAGGCGCGTGCGCAATTGCGTGCCCAGGGTTTGTTGCCTTCGGTGGTCGATCAGGTGCGGGCCCGGGAGCAGGCGCAGCTACTCTGGACGCGGGGCATTTCTTCGGCTGAACTGAGTCTCTTGACAAGACAGCTGGCGACGTTGCTGTCGGCTGGCTTGACTGTGGAGCAGTCGCTAACGGCGCTGATCGAGGAGTCCACCGAACCCGCGACACGAGAATTGCTGGGCGGCATTAAAACCGAGGTAACCGGGGGACTCTCCCTCGCCGGTGCTCTGGGCAGCTACGGCAAGAGCTTCCCCGATTTCTACCGCGCACTGGTGCATGGGGGTGAGGAATCCGGCGCATTGCCTCTAATCTTGCAGCATCTGGCAGATTATCTCGATGCACGGCAGGCCATGAAGCAAAAAACCAGCCTTGCCCTTCTCTATCCGATTCTGGTTACAGTGGTAGCAATTCTGATTGTTACCGGTCTACTGGTTTATGTCGTACCGCAAGTGGTACAGGTATTCCAGCATTCACGCCAGAGCCTGCCTTTTCTAACACGTGCGCTGATTGGATTGAGCGATTTTCTCGGCATGGCATGGCCCTATCTTCTCACGGCTACCACTGGCGGTCTGATCGCCGCCCGCATGATGCTGCGTCACGACAGGGCAAAGTACCGGTGGCACGCCCTGCTGCTGCGAATGCCCTGGCTGGGATCGCTCATTCGCGGTGAAAACACCTCCCGTTTCGCCAGCACTCTCTCGATTCTGGTCGGGGGCGGCGTGCCGCTTCTTACCGCGCTCAGTTCCGGTGCGCGCGTAATGAGTAACGTAGTAATGCGCAAGGCAATCGAAGACACCATCGCGCGGGTACGCGAAGGGGCGGGCCTCGCCCGGGCGTTGCGTGAAACACGCGTATTTCCACCCTTGCTTGTCCATCTGGTGGCAAGTGGAGAAATGAGCGGCAAACTGGCGCAAATGCTCGAACGTGCCGCACAGCTTGAAACCCGGGCGCTCGAACGGCGCCTGGCAGTATTTCTGACGCTGCTTGAGCCAGTCATGATCCTGGTAATGGGCGGAATTGTACTGCTCATCGTTCTCGCCATACTGCTCCCCATTATCGAGATTAACCAGTTGGTGCACTAA
- a CDS encoding O-succinylhomoserine sulfhydrylase, giving the protein MSDDFELETLALHTGIHRSQFNEHSEALYLTSSFVFDSAAQAAARFSGVEPGNIYSRFTNPTVTAFEERLAALEGAEACVATSSGMSAILACVMGLLSAGDHVIASRSLFGATVNLFNNILKRFNIETTFVSATDIAAWEAAIKPNTKLLFIETPSNPLTEISDIAALAAVAKKAGAWLAVDNCFCSPALQRPLDLGADLVIHSATKYLEGQGRVLGGAVLGRRDLVMEQGVFGFLRTAGPTLSPFNAWVILKGMETLKVRMETHCANALQIARWLEAQPGVARVHYPGLPSHPQHALAKRQQKAGGGIVSFELKNGKEAAWRVVDSVRLISITANLGDTKSTLTHPATTTHARISQENRDAAGITDGLLRIAVGLEAVKDIKADLAKGLNAS; this is encoded by the coding sequence ATGTCTGATGATTTTGAACTGGAAACATTGGCACTGCATACGGGTATTCACCGCAGCCAATTCAATGAACACTCTGAAGCTTTATACCTGACTTCAAGCTTTGTATTTGACAGCGCCGCCCAAGCCGCGGCGCGCTTCTCCGGCGTGGAACCGGGAAATATATACTCGCGCTTTACCAATCCCACGGTGACGGCTTTCGAAGAGCGGCTTGCGGCCCTGGAAGGGGCGGAAGCCTGCGTAGCGACTTCTTCAGGCATGTCGGCAATACTTGCCTGCGTCATGGGGCTGCTTTCCGCCGGGGATCACGTGATTGCATCGCGCAGCTTGTTCGGGGCCACGGTGAACCTGTTCAATAATATCCTCAAGCGCTTCAATATCGAGACAACTTTTGTTTCCGCCACCGATATTGCAGCCTGGGAGGCGGCGATAAAACCCAATACAAAATTATTGTTCATAGAAACACCCTCAAATCCGCTCACGGAAATTTCGGATATCGCCGCGCTTGCGGCGGTGGCAAAAAAAGCCGGCGCATGGCTTGCAGTCGACAATTGCTTTTGTTCACCGGCACTGCAACGGCCACTGGATCTGGGTGCAGATCTGGTGATTCATTCCGCCACCAAGTACCTTGAAGGTCAGGGCAGGGTGCTGGGGGGGGCGGTACTGGGAAGGCGGGATCTGGTGATGGAACAAGGGGTATTCGGCTTCTTGCGTACCGCCGGACCGACCCTGAGCCCATTTAACGCCTGGGTAATTCTGAAAGGAATGGAAACCCTGAAGGTTCGCATGGAGACTCATTGCGCAAATGCCCTGCAAATTGCCCGCTGGCTGGAAGCGCAGCCCGGCGTGGCAAGAGTTCATTACCCTGGCCTGCCGTCGCATCCGCAGCATGCGCTTGCCAAACGTCAGCAGAAAGCCGGCGGTGGTATTGTTTCATTTGAATTGAAGAATGGAAAAGAGGCGGCGTGGCGGGTGGTGGACTCTGTCCGGCTGATTTCGATCACCGCCAACCTGGGCGATACCAAGAGTACGCTTACACATCCAGCTACGACCACCCACGCGCGTATCAGTCAGGAAAACCGGGATGCGGCGGGCATCACCGACGGTCTCCTGAGAATCGCAGTGGGGCTCGAAGCGGTCAAGGATATCAAGGCCGATCTGGCAAAGGGATTAAACGCATCATAG
- the purF gene encoding amidophosphoribosyltransferase, with translation MCGILGLVAQAPANQLLYDGLLVLQHRGQDAAGIVTAQDNTFHMHKGNGMVRDVFRTRNMRALTGNMGIAHVRYPTAGSSESSAEAQPFYVNSPFGIVLGHNGNLTNAAQLNQELFREDLRHVNTNSDSEVLLNVLAHELQQSTKNYHLDPAAIFAAVSGVHRRCRGAYAVVAMIAGYGLLAFRDPYGIRPLVFGCADTEQGMEYLVASESVALDTLGFKLVRDIAPGEAIFIDGDGNFYNKQCAAHPVLNPCIFEYVYMARPDSVMDGISVYETRLNMGESLADKITKTMRHLDIDVVIPIPDSGRPSALQLANRLGVSFREGFVKNRYIGRTFIMPGQQQRRKSVRQKLNAMRVEFSGKNVLLVDDSIVRGTTSREIVQMAQGAGAHKVYFASAAPPVRFPNVYGIDMPTREELIATGRDDDEICREIGADHLVFQELDSLIKEVSRVNPSITHYETSCFDGHYITGDVTEEYLAVLEAQRNGGAPLSRTGSSTQLDLNLAAAD, from the coding sequence ATGTGTGGAATTCTGGGTCTGGTCGCACAAGCTCCCGCTAACCAATTGCTATACGATGGGCTGCTGGTACTTCAGCATCGTGGACAGGATGCGGCCGGCATCGTTACCGCCCAGGACAACACGTTTCATATGCACAAGGGCAACGGGATGGTACGGGATGTATTTCGCACCCGGAACATGCGTGCGCTGACTGGCAATATGGGTATCGCGCATGTGAGATATCCCACCGCGGGTTCCTCCGAATCTTCGGCCGAGGCGCAGCCATTTTATGTTAACTCGCCGTTTGGCATCGTACTCGGGCATAACGGCAACCTCACCAATGCGGCACAACTCAATCAGGAATTGTTTCGTGAGGACCTGCGTCACGTCAATACGAATTCCGATTCGGAAGTACTCCTTAATGTACTGGCTCACGAGTTGCAGCAAAGCACGAAAAACTATCATCTTGACCCCGCCGCCATTTTTGCCGCGGTGTCGGGGGTCCACCGGCGTTGCCGGGGCGCATATGCGGTCGTGGCAATGATCGCCGGTTATGGGTTACTGGCTTTTCGCGATCCTTATGGCATACGCCCGCTGGTGTTCGGTTGTGCTGATACCGAACAAGGGATGGAGTATCTGGTGGCCTCCGAGAGCGTGGCGCTCGATACGCTGGGGTTCAAGCTGGTACGGGATATCGCGCCGGGAGAAGCGATTTTTATCGATGGGGACGGGAATTTCTACAACAAGCAATGTGCCGCTCATCCCGTGCTTAATCCATGTATCTTCGAGTATGTCTACATGGCGCGCCCAGATTCGGTGATGGACGGTATTTCCGTATATGAAACGCGGCTGAACATGGGTGAGAGCCTTGCCGACAAAATTACCAAAACCATGCGGCATCTGGATATCGACGTGGTCATTCCAATTCCTGATTCTGGCCGCCCCAGTGCCTTGCAACTGGCAAATCGCCTGGGGGTGAGTTTCCGCGAGGGTTTCGTCAAGAATCGCTATATTGGCCGGACCTTCATCATGCCAGGACAGCAGCAGCGGCGTAAGTCGGTGCGCCAAAAGCTCAATGCCATGCGCGTGGAATTTAGCGGCAAGAATGTGCTGCTGGTGGACGATTCAATCGTGCGCGGGACGACCAGCCGGGAGATCGTGCAAATGGCGCAGGGGGCAGGGGCGCATAAGGTATATTTTGCTTCCGCCGCCCCGCCCGTCAGGTTTCCCAACGTCTATGGGATTGATATGCCGACACGCGAGGAACTCATCGCGACTGGCCGGGATGATGATGAAATCTGTCGCGAGATCGGTGCCGATCACCTCGTTTTCCAGGAACTCGATTCCCTCATAAAAGAGGTATCCCGGGTCAATCCATCCATTACGCATTATGAAACATCCTGTTTCGATGGCCATTACATTACCGGTGATGTCACCGAGGAGTATCTGGCCGTCCTGGAGGCGCAACGCAACGGCGGTGCTCCACTGTCGCGAACCGGGTCCAGCACGCAACTGGATTTGAATCTGGCGGCGGCGGATTAA